The DNA sequence GTTTCCGCCGGATGCTATCGCTAAAACGGTCAGTTTTCATAATGTTGGACGGGGGCAGCCGAGCCATTAGATGGGTGGAACGGATACGCCTGTTTAATCAGTACCTGCAGCTTTTGCCGGGCGCGGGCAAAATTTGAGCGGACGGTTGCTTCGTTATGTTCGAGCAAGCCGGCAATCTCATGCAGACTATAGCCGTCAACCACGTGCATCATGAAGACGGTGCGGTAGGTGGGGCTTAGCTGTTGAACAAGGGCCAGAATCTCTTCGGCGGCCATCTGATCAACAACATCATCGTTAAACGCTACCTGCTCACCCGCGTCGAGCGAAGTGTGCTGATCAAAGCGGCTGTTGCGCCGGTAGTGGCTGATGGCCGTATTGACCAGTATTGTCCGGAGCCAGGCTTTGAAAGGGAGCGTCTCATCGTATTTGTCCATGTGCTGAAACGCTTTCAGAAAGCCTTCATTCAGCACGTCCTCCGCTTCTTCAGAGCTGGACGTATAGCGCAGGCATATACTCTTTGCGTAACCGAAAAACTGCTTGAACAGCGTTCGTT is a window from the Spirosoma rigui genome containing:
- a CDS encoding RNA polymerase sigma factor, whose amino-acid sequence is MFFKKTSTFTDNDLPSVIRACRVNDPRAQRTLFKQFFGYAKSICLRYTSSSEEAEDVLNEGFLKAFQHMDKYDETLPFKAWLRTILVNTAISHYRRNSRFDQHTSLDAGEQVAFNDDVVDQMAAEEILALVQQLSPTYRTVFMMHVVDGYSLHEIAGLLEHNEATVRSNFARARQKLQVLIKQAYPFHPSNGSAAPVQHYEN